The following proteins are co-located in the Gordonia polyisoprenivorans genome:
- a CDS encoding trypsin-like serine protease, whose protein sequence is MRIKLMAAAFVLSAAGLVAAPMASAQAAVPTVRSGMEINVDETIITATSCTLGAVVSPTKALTAGHCGHIGQEVYDEHGDTIGRITANRITKGLDIAVISLGRNTHAQVDSIAWSAPIVKGERVTKNGVTTRFSAGTITDPKPTMRTAYGYSFAPPFLLQNTTTSVRALLRSAEGDSGSGIRDAQGNVIGILSAGSSDTDTLIAPVSLLPANLR, encoded by the coding sequence ATGCGTATCAAATTGATGGCCGCCGCGTTCGTGCTCAGCGCTGCGGGACTCGTCGCAGCCCCGATGGCCTCCGCTCAGGCGGCTGTCCCGACGGTGCGGTCGGGTATGGAGATCAACGTCGACGAGACGATCATCACGGCCACCTCCTGCACACTCGGTGCCGTCGTCTCCCCGACCAAAGCCCTCACCGCCGGTCACTGCGGACACATCGGCCAGGAGGTGTATGACGAGCACGGCGACACGATCGGCCGCATCACCGCCAACCGGATCACCAAGGGTCTGGACATCGCGGTCATCAGCCTCGGGCGCAACACCCACGCGCAGGTCGACTCGATCGCCTGGAGCGCTCCGATCGTCAAGGGCGAACGGGTCACCAAGAACGGCGTGACCACGCGGTTCAGTGCCGGCACCATCACCGACCCCAAGCCGACCATGCGCACCGCATACGGATACTCCTTCGCCCCGCCCTTCCTGCTGCAGAACACGACGACCAGCGTCCGCGCGCTCTTGCGCTCGGCCGAAGGCGACAGCGGATCGGGCATCCGGGATGCACAAGGCAACGTCATCGGCATCCTGTCGGCCGGTAGCTCCGACACCGACACCCTCATCGCGCCGGTCTCGCTGCTGCCCGCAAACCTGCGCTAG
- a CDS encoding NmrA family NAD(P)-binding protein: MSTASTPTGPIAVLGATGGQGGAVVDALLDVGRSVRAVVRSPESSRAQALADRGVELAVADLMGGDGLAEAFAGVAGAFALTTPFESGVDAELTQGDAIIAAARASALPYLVFSSVASADLNTGVPHFDSKYQVEQRLAATDIAHTVVGPTYFYDNIFGDRDALAAGLLLMAMPTEMPLQQLSRADLGSFVANLFADPSAHAGERIDIASDSVTPGQMAAVLSSVTGNDVHAESYDPERISSPDMRAMFGFLSTTGYSVNITQLHQQYPQVGWQSFAEWAAGAFGQGVDTP, from the coding sequence ATGTCCACTGCTTCCACTCCCACCGGTCCGATCGCGGTCCTCGGCGCCACCGGAGGTCAGGGCGGCGCCGTTGTCGATGCACTCCTCGACGTCGGACGAAGCGTTCGGGCCGTCGTCCGGTCGCCGGAGTCCTCGCGCGCGCAGGCACTTGCCGACCGCGGTGTCGAGCTGGCCGTCGCCGACCTGATGGGTGGCGACGGCCTGGCCGAGGCGTTTGCCGGAGTCGCCGGAGCGTTCGCGCTCACCACGCCGTTCGAGTCGGGTGTCGACGCCGAGCTCACCCAGGGGGATGCGATCATCGCCGCGGCGCGTGCATCAGCGCTGCCATATCTCGTGTTCTCCTCGGTCGCCAGCGCCGACCTGAATACCGGGGTCCCTCACTTCGATTCGAAGTACCAAGTCGAGCAGCGCCTCGCGGCGACCGACATCGCCCACACCGTCGTCGGACCGACGTACTTCTACGACAACATCTTCGGCGATCGTGATGCACTCGCGGCCGGGTTACTCCTGATGGCGATGCCGACCGAGATGCCGCTGCAGCAACTCTCGCGTGCGGACCTGGGATCATTCGTCGCGAACCTCTTCGCCGATCCCTCTGCCCATGCCGGTGAGCGCATCGACATCGCCTCCGATTCGGTGACACCGGGCCAGATGGCCGCCGTCCTGTCGTCGGTCACCGGCAACGATGTTCACGCGGAATCCTATGATCCCGAACGTATCTCATCACCGGACATGCGTGCGATGTTCGGTTTCCTCTCGACAACGGGCTACAGCGTCAACATCACCCAACTGCATCAGCAGTACCCCCAGGTCGGGTGGCAGTCGTTCGCCGAATGGGCGGCCGGCGCGTTCGGCCAGGGCGTCGACACGCCCTAG
- the gluQRS gene encoding tRNA glutamyl-Q(34) synthetase GluQRS, which yields MGNLRTAVLAWLFANTTDRRFLLRMENLDRTAVGSDARQIADLHALGLSWEEPVRYQTDRLPRYRQVIDDLTATGRTFECFCTRREILEAPSAPHTPPGAYPGTCRTLTAAQREAKRAAGRPPAIRIIADRSTFTVDDVLHGRYTGAVDDFVIQRGDGTPAYNLAVVVDDAEQGIDQVCRGDDLLSSAPRQAYLATLLGYSPPTYAHVPMVLNTDGVRLSKRDGAVTLADLAATGIDAGIVLDHIAVSLGLAAAGERIDIATLAARFDPAVLPHSPWIVSDLEWR from the coding sequence GTGGGCAACCTGCGTACCGCCGTGTTGGCGTGGCTGTTCGCCAACACGACGGACCGGAGGTTCTTGCTGCGCATGGAGAATCTGGACCGCACAGCCGTCGGCTCGGACGCCCGACAGATCGCCGACCTGCACGCACTCGGCCTCTCCTGGGAGGAGCCGGTGCGCTACCAAACCGATCGGCTGCCGCGCTACCGGCAGGTCATCGACGACCTCACCGCGACCGGACGGACCTTCGAGTGCTTTTGCACACGTCGCGAGATCCTCGAGGCACCCAGCGCACCGCACACACCGCCGGGCGCGTACCCGGGAACCTGCCGCACCCTGACCGCCGCGCAACGCGAGGCCAAGCGTGCGGCCGGCCGGCCACCGGCGATCCGGATCATCGCCGACCGCAGCACGTTCACCGTCGACGACGTACTCCACGGCCGCTACACCGGTGCGGTCGACGATTTCGTCATCCAACGCGGTGACGGCACCCCGGCCTACAACCTGGCCGTGGTCGTCGACGACGCGGAGCAGGGCATCGACCAGGTCTGCCGCGGCGACGACCTGTTGTCGTCGGCGCCGCGACAAGCGTATCTGGCCACGCTGCTGGGATATTCGCCGCCGACCTACGCCCATGTCCCCATGGTGCTCAACACCGACGGCGTCCGGCTCAGCAAGCGCGACGGCGCAGTCACCCTCGCCGACCTCGCGGCCACCGGCATCGATGCCGGCATCGTCCTCGATCACATCGCCGTGTCACTGGGTCTCGCCGCGGCGGGCGAGCGCATCGACATCGCCACGCTGGCAGCGAGATTCGATCCCGCTGTGCTGCCGCACTCGCCGTGGATCGTCTCCGATCTCGAGTGGCGCTGA
- a CDS encoding hemolysin family protein: MSNPWVVLAVTVALIAASAFFVAVEFALIAARRHRLEDAAATSRSARAALRSASELSVLLAGSQLGITVCTLALGAVTKPAVHHWLTPAFENIGAPLWLADIAGFVLALIIVTFLHLVVGEMAPKSWAIAHPERSAVLLAIPMRVFMWFTRPVIVQLNRLANRVLRMVGVEAVDQVASGQDPETLRQLVEHSATVGTLEARYHEHLSSALDLASLTVADVATVVDPDGVDHDARAAVIEARARDSGHLRLVVRDGPRVSGVVHVRDCLEAAPDASAADLMRPVLEMTPALPVYDALSRMRQYRNHIAVVVDGGRVIGVLSIDDVLTRLLATAS; encoded by the coding sequence ATGAGCAACCCCTGGGTCGTTCTCGCCGTGACGGTCGCGTTGATCGCGGCCAGCGCCTTCTTCGTCGCCGTGGAGTTCGCGCTGATCGCCGCGCGCAGGCACCGCCTCGAAGACGCCGCGGCGACCAGCCGTTCCGCGCGTGCCGCCCTGCGCAGCGCGTCGGAGCTGTCCGTACTGCTCGCCGGTTCGCAGTTGGGGATCACCGTGTGCACGTTGGCGCTCGGTGCGGTCACCAAGCCGGCCGTCCATCACTGGCTGACGCCGGCGTTCGAGAACATCGGCGCGCCACTGTGGTTGGCCGACATCGCCGGATTCGTCCTGGCGCTGATCATCGTGACGTTCCTGCACCTGGTGGTCGGTGAGATGGCGCCGAAGTCGTGGGCGATCGCCCACCCGGAACGGTCGGCGGTGTTGTTGGCCATCCCGATGCGGGTGTTCATGTGGTTCACCCGCCCGGTGATCGTCCAACTCAACAGGCTGGCCAACCGGGTGTTGCGGATGGTCGGTGTGGAGGCCGTCGACCAGGTCGCTTCCGGGCAGGATCCGGAGACGTTGCGCCAGCTCGTCGAGCATTCGGCGACCGTCGGTACGCTCGAGGCCCGCTATCACGAACACCTCTCGAGCGCACTGGATCTCGCGTCACTGACGGTGGCGGACGTGGCGACGGTGGTCGATCCCGATGGGGTCGATCACGATGCGAGGGCGGCCGTCATCGAGGCACGGGCCAGGGACAGCGGGCATCTGCGTCTCGTGGTCCGCGACGGGCCGCGGGTCAGCGGTGTCGTCCACGTCCGGGACTGTCTCGAGGCCGCCCCCGACGCGAGCGCCGCAGACCTCATGCGGCCGGTGCTGGAAATGACGCCTGCACTTCCGGTCTACGACGCCCTGAGCCGAATGCGGCAGTACCGCAATCACATCGCGGTCGTCGTCGACGGCGGGCGGGTCATCGGGGTGCTGTCCATCGACGACGTCCTGACCCGACTGCTCGCCACCGCGAGCTGA
- a CDS encoding hemolysin family protein: protein MLLTLLGILIGILVVFAITALTGYFVAQEFAYMAVDRSRLKARAEAGDTAATRALAVTRRTSFMLSGAQLGITVTGLLVGYVAEPLIGSGFGDLLGDVGVPVSVGVAIGTILAVLFSTVIQMVFGELFPKNLAIARPEPVARRLALSTRTYLKIFGPLITVFDAASNLLLKALRIEPVHDVEHSATPRDLEHIVAESAQAGEIPAELSQLLDRVLEFPTRAADHAMIPRPRVDTVPADLDLAAVRSRMATGHTRYPVIDAGTDDVVGVVHLADILEWSATPAPTARTARDLARPAVIVPTTLPLPQVLDDVTAAGDEMAVVIDEYGGFAGIVTTEDMAEELVGEIDDEHDPADTGPIAVLADGWAIRGDAHLDEVSRTLGYGLPEGDYETLSGLVIATAGELPEVGDSVVLPIEPDPAGLVDDEPALPPRLIATVVEIAHRVPAMVHVTRETVPAADESPKESQR, encoded by the coding sequence GGCAGGTGACACCGCCGCAACCCGTGCGCTCGCGGTGACCCGACGCACGTCATTCATGCTGTCCGGCGCTCAGCTCGGCATCACCGTCACCGGTCTGCTCGTCGGCTACGTCGCCGAACCGCTCATCGGCAGCGGCTTCGGTGACCTGCTCGGCGACGTCGGGGTCCCGGTGTCGGTCGGCGTGGCCATCGGCACGATCCTCGCGGTGCTGTTCTCGACGGTGATCCAGATGGTCTTCGGCGAGCTGTTCCCCAAGAACCTCGCCATCGCCCGGCCCGAACCGGTTGCGCGTCGACTCGCGTTGTCGACCCGCACCTACCTCAAGATCTTCGGTCCGTTGATCACGGTGTTCGACGCGGCGTCCAACCTGCTGCTCAAGGCGCTGCGCATCGAACCGGTGCACGACGTCGAGCATTCGGCGACGCCCCGCGACCTCGAACACATCGTCGCGGAGTCGGCGCAGGCCGGGGAGATTCCCGCGGAACTCTCCCAGCTTCTCGATCGCGTTCTCGAATTCCCCACTCGCGCCGCCGATCACGCGATGATCCCGCGTCCGCGCGTGGACACCGTGCCCGCCGACCTCGATCTCGCCGCGGTCCGTAGCCGCATGGCGACCGGCCACACACGCTATCCCGTGATCGATGCGGGCACCGACGACGTCGTCGGGGTGGTCCACCTCGCCGACATCCTGGAATGGTCGGCGACCCCGGCACCGACTGCAAGGACCGCCCGCGACCTCGCACGCCCCGCGGTGATCGTCCCGACGACGCTGCCGCTGCCGCAGGTACTCGACGACGTCACCGCCGCCGGTGACGAGATGGCGGTCGTCATCGATGAATACGGCGGATTTGCCGGCATCGTCACCACCGAGGACATGGCCGAGGAACTCGTTGGTGAGATCGACGACGAGCACGATCCCGCCGACACCGGACCCATCGCGGTGCTCGCCGACGGCTGGGCGATCCGCGGTGACGCACACCTCGACGAGGTGTCCCGCACGCTGGGATACGGACTCCCCGAAGGGGATTACGAAACGCTGAGCGGTCTGGTCATCGCCACCGCGGGGGAACTGCCCGAGGTCGGCGACAGCGTGGTGTTGCCGATCGAACCCGACCCGGCGGGCCTCGTCGACGACGAACCGGCGCTCCCGCCGCGACTGATCGCCACTGTCGTCGAGATCGCCCACCGAGTACCCGCCATGGTGCACGTGACGCGCGAGACCGTCCCGGCCGCCGACGAATCACCGAAGGAGAGTCAGCGATGA
- a CDS encoding ATP-dependent DNA ligase, with protein MDLPVTPPVAPMLAKAASAVPAQPADNPEWSYEPKWDGFRALIFRDGDEVVIGSRGGKDLARYFPEIVAAARAELPLKVVLDGEIGVPSLIGDTHRLDWDSLAQRIHPAASRVAMLAETTPAIFIGFDALALGNVGVIDESFVTRREALVEAIGPGGRDRRFHVSRVTADPAVAEDWFSAFEGAGLDGVVAKRLAGHYLENKREMIKVKHKRTADCVVIGYRVHKSGTGLGSMLLGLFYDGELRMVGGAGAFTDAKRVELQQMFEPMRLDPDKPSAGEPTRWRSEKSGEWIPIRPELVAEVAYDQMENGRFRHTVKFLRWRPDREPDSCGYEQLDVPLTYDLHDVLEGQD; from the coding sequence GTGGATCTCCCCGTCACTCCTCCGGTCGCGCCGATGCTCGCCAAAGCGGCGAGCGCGGTTCCGGCCCAACCCGCCGACAATCCGGAATGGTCCTACGAACCGAAGTGGGACGGATTCCGCGCGTTGATCTTTCGTGACGGCGACGAGGTCGTCATCGGCTCTCGCGGTGGCAAGGACCTCGCACGTTACTTTCCCGAGATCGTTGCCGCCGCCCGCGCGGAGTTGCCCCTGAAAGTGGTGCTCGACGGGGAGATCGGTGTGCCCTCGCTCATCGGCGACACCCATCGACTCGACTGGGACTCGCTGGCCCAGCGCATCCATCCGGCGGCCTCGCGGGTCGCGATGCTCGCCGAGACCACACCGGCGATCTTCATCGGCTTCGACGCCCTCGCGCTCGGGAACGTCGGTGTCATCGACGAGTCTTTCGTTACCAGGCGCGAGGCGCTCGTGGAGGCCATCGGTCCGGGCGGGCGTGATCGCCGATTCCATGTCAGTCGGGTGACCGCCGATCCGGCCGTCGCCGAGGACTGGTTCTCGGCGTTCGAGGGCGCCGGACTCGACGGCGTCGTCGCCAAACGCCTTGCCGGTCACTACCTGGAGAACAAGCGCGAGATGATCAAGGTCAAGCACAAGCGAACTGCCGACTGTGTGGTGATCGGCTACCGCGTGCACAAGAGCGGTACCGGTCTGGGGTCGATGCTGCTGGGGCTGTTCTACGACGGCGAGCTGCGAATGGTCGGTGGGGCAGGTGCTTTCACCGATGCCAAGCGCGTCGAGCTGCAGCAGATGTTCGAGCCGATGCGTCTCGACCCGGACAAACCCTCTGCCGGGGAACCGACGCGGTGGCGTTCGGAGAAGTCGGGGGAGTGGATTCCGATCCGGCCCGAACTCGTCGCCGAGGTTGCCTATGACCAGATGGAGAACGGCCGCTTCCGGCACACCGTCAAGTTCCTACGATGGCGTCCCGACCGCGAGCCCGACAGCTGTGGATACGAGCAGCTCGACGTGCCGCTGACCTACGACCTGCACGATGTGCTGGAAGGGCAGGACTGA
- a CDS encoding DNA polymerase domain-containing protein, protein MASRSPAEELDVGGIAVRMSNPDKIYFPELGENGGRKRDLVGYYRQMALLDDGGDGPIMTALRDRPTFLQRFPDGIEGDEIYQKHIAKKRPEHVPSTRITFPSGRTGDALCPKAPADIVWGANLGTVTFHSWPTHDGDNDHPDQLRIDLDPQPGTDFDDVRRVAIDVLAPLLDELGYTGFPKTSGGRGIHVFVPIEPQWDFIATRRAVIAIAREMERRDPDTVTTSWWKEERGERIFIDFNQNARDRTMASPYSVRRSANARVSTPVTWAELAEIHPDDATMATVPDLVARRRDPMADIAEHRVGLEPLLEMVQRDDANGLHDMPYPPSYPKMPGEPPRVQPSKKVAAHWDEHGNRVE, encoded by the coding sequence ATGGCTTCTCGCTCGCCCGCCGAAGAACTCGACGTCGGTGGTATCGCCGTACGCATGAGCAACCCCGACAAGATCTACTTCCCCGAACTCGGTGAAAATGGTGGCCGCAAACGCGATCTCGTCGGCTACTACCGGCAGATGGCCCTGCTCGACGACGGCGGCGACGGCCCGATCATGACAGCGCTGCGCGATCGGCCCACCTTCCTGCAGCGCTTCCCCGACGGTATCGAGGGCGACGAGATCTACCAGAAGCACATCGCCAAGAAACGTCCCGAGCACGTTCCGTCCACCCGGATCACATTCCCCTCCGGACGTACCGGAGATGCGTTGTGCCCCAAAGCACCTGCCGACATCGTGTGGGGGGCGAATCTCGGTACCGTCACCTTTCACAGTTGGCCCACCCATGATGGTGACAACGATCATCCCGACCAGTTGCGCATCGATCTCGATCCACAGCCGGGTACCGATTTCGACGATGTGCGTCGGGTGGCGATCGATGTGCTCGCCCCATTGCTCGACGAACTCGGATACACCGGATTCCCCAAGACCTCGGGCGGGCGCGGTATTCATGTGTTCGTGCCGATCGAGCCGCAGTGGGACTTCATCGCCACCCGCCGTGCGGTGATCGCGATCGCGCGCGAGATGGAGCGTCGTGATCCCGACACGGTGACCACCTCCTGGTGGAAAGAGGAACGCGGAGAACGGATCTTCATCGACTTCAACCAGAATGCGCGGGACCGCACGATGGCCTCGCCGTACTCGGTGCGCCGCAGCGCCAACGCCCGGGTATCGACGCCGGTGACGTGGGCCGAACTCGCCGAGATACATCCCGACGACGCGACCATGGCCACCGTCCCCGACCTGGTTGCCCGACGCCGGGATCCGATGGCCGACATCGCCGAGCACCGCGTCGGCCTCGAACCGCTGTTGGAGATGGTGCAGCGCGACGACGCCAACGGGCTGCACGACATGCCGTACCCGCCGAGCTACCCCAAGATGCCCGGCGAGCCGCCACGTGTCCAACCGAGCAAAAAGGTTGCCGCACACTGGGATGAACACGGCAACCGGGTGGAGTAA